A region of Mycoplasmopsis bovirhinis DNA encodes the following proteins:
- the mnmA gene encoding tRNA 2-thiouridine(34) synthase MnmA — translation MDKTKKRVVIGLSGGVDSSVAAYLLKEQGYEVIGLFMRNWDSLANNDILGNDTLNDQVCPQEVDYADAIKVAKKLHIPLHRVDFVKEYWDNVFQNFLEEYAKGRTPNPDILCNKYIKFNSFAKYAFEELNANYIAMGHYAKVENGHLYRAKDHNKDQTYFLAQLTSEKLAKVLMPLANLTKPEIRQIATNLDLVTANKKDSTGICFIGERNFGQFLQNYIPAQEGNIVDITTKKIVGKHVGVFYYTIGQRKGLNLGGNKEPYYVCGHNVKENILYVAPSSKPEYLLSDSLVASGYTFNNLDYDKNNLSAKFRYRQQDIKVTIEILNQNQIKVFYPQTSSAVTPGQQVVFYDGDKCIGGATIDELFINDKKIDYL, via the coding sequence ATGGATAAAACCAAAAAAAGAGTTGTTATTGGCTTAAGTGGTGGAGTAGATTCATCAGTAGCTGCTTACTTATTAAAAGAGCAAGGATATGAAGTAATTGGACTTTTTATGCGAAATTGAGATAGTCTTGCTAATAATGATATTTTAGGTAATGATACTTTAAATGACCAAGTTTGTCCACAAGAAGTGGATTATGCTGATGCTATTAAAGTAGCAAAAAAACTCCATATTCCTCTGCACAGAGTTGACTTTGTTAAAGAATATTGGGATAACGTTTTCCAAAATTTCCTTGAAGAATATGCTAAAGGCAGAACTCCTAACCCAGATATTTTGTGTAACAAATATATAAAATTTAATTCTTTTGCTAAATATGCTTTTGAAGAGTTAAATGCCAATTACATTGCCATGGGCCACTATGCCAAAGTTGAAAATGGACATTTATACAGGGCTAAAGATCATAATAAAGATCAAACTTATTTTTTAGCTCAATTAACTAGCGAAAAATTAGCAAAAGTCCTTATGCCTTTAGCTAATTTAACTAAACCAGAAATTAGGCAAATAGCAACTAATTTAGATTTAGTAACTGCCAATAAAAAAGATTCCACAGGAATTTGTTTTATTGGGGAAAGAAATTTTGGACAATTCTTGCAAAATTATATTCCAGCACAAGAAGGCAATATTGTTGATATTACCACAAAAAAAATTGTTGGAAAACATGTTGGAGTTTTTTATTATACAATTGGGCAACGTAAAGGATTAAACCTTGGTGGCAACAAAGAACCTTATTATGTTTGTGGTCATAACGTTAAAGAAAATATTTTATATGTTGCTCCAAGTTCAAAACCAGAATATTTACTTTCTGATTCCTTAGTTGCTTCAGGTTATACTTTCAACAACTTAGATTATGATAAAAATAATCTAAGTGCAAAATTTAGATATCGTCAACAAGATATTAAAGTTACAATAGAAATTTTAAACCAAAATCAAATTAAAGTATTTTACCCCCAAACTTCTTCAGCAGTTACTCCTGGGCAACAAGTTGTCTTTTATGATGGAGATAAATGCATTGGCGGGGCAACTATTGATGAATTATTTATTAATGATAAAAAAATAGATTACTTATAG
- a CDS encoding ABC transporter ATP-binding protein has product MIQTLKILPKKIKIQFLIGVLILVLNVGLTMLTPIFISQFLPLLIDKKELYEIEVFKNVIYSAKDFTSAFIFLLVSTIALIISGALTSFGSLFIIVWAGENASEFYRNILYAKYQKLSLKDISHFSVESLITRINDDVAVFWEFLVGATSALIKAPLFIAFGLIFALLTDLTLTWTIVAIVPLIIGSIIYILIKVMPLIIKGRTIIDNNTKSVNEIINGARLIKAYNLQEYQYQKFNQTNKAWKDNGINVFNIFSINLPFFFFAVNLVIVFIFYGGYRLLADNPSQDVSKLIAKINTFIEYEFMMALGVSMFGQFLGTFFRARVSSKRIIDVINAKYDNLIVSNGETLPHDPSKYSIKIENFSYKYFKTSENYALKNINFELEAGQTLGIIGPTGSGKSTLANILVNNMKYTQGSVKIADKEVNQINSADLHKQVGIVFQEALLYSGTIESNLKFAKEDASEDEINKAIESACAKEFITSFPDTYEHIIEQRGKNLSGGQKQRLSVARTLLTDPKVLILDDTTSALDNLTAKKMVENIAKNYKCTTVIISQKVNSIKQADKILVLNNGEILDIGTHEELINRCAWYQDVYQNQLEQ; this is encoded by the coding sequence ATGATCCAAACACTTAAAATCTTACCAAAGAAAATTAAGATACAGTTTTTAATTGGGGTGTTAATTTTAGTTTTAAATGTTGGGTTAACAATGTTAACTCCAATTTTTATCTCCCAGTTTTTACCCTTATTAATCGATAAAAAAGAGTTATATGAAATTGAAGTTTTTAAAAATGTTATATATAGCGCCAAAGACTTTACCTCTGCTTTTATATTTTTATTAGTTTCAACAATTGCTTTAATTATTAGCGGAGCTTTAACATCTTTTGGTAGTTTATTTATTATAGTTTGAGCTGGTGAAAATGCTTCAGAATTTTATCGCAATATTTTATATGCTAAATATCAAAAATTAAGTTTAAAAGATATTTCACATTTTAGTGTTGAATCATTGATCACAAGAATTAATGATGATGTTGCAGTATTTTGAGAATTTTTAGTAGGTGCAACTAGTGCTTTAATCAAAGCCCCATTATTCATAGCATTTGGTTTAATTTTTGCTTTATTAACAGATTTAACCTTAACTTGAACAATTGTAGCGATAGTTCCATTAATTATTGGTTCAATTATATATATTTTAATTAAAGTTATGCCATTAATTATTAAAGGAAGAACAATTATTGATAATAACACTAAATCAGTTAATGAAATAATTAACGGAGCAAGGTTGATTAAAGCATATAACTTACAAGAATATCAATATCAAAAATTTAACCAAACTAATAAAGCTTGAAAAGATAATGGTATTAATGTTTTTAATATCTTTTCAATTAATTTACCATTTTTCTTTTTTGCAGTTAACTTAGTTATTGTATTTATCTTTTATGGAGGATATCGCTTATTAGCAGATAATCCTTCACAAGATGTAAGTAAATTAATTGCAAAGATCAACACGTTTATTGAATATGAATTTATGATGGCCCTTGGAGTTTCAATGTTTGGTCAATTTTTGGGAACATTTTTTAGAGCAAGAGTTTCATCAAAAAGAATTATCGATGTTATTAATGCAAAATATGATAATTTAATAGTTTCAAATGGTGAAACATTGCCACATGACCCTTCAAAATATTCAATCAAGATTGAAAATTTTAGTTATAAATATTTTAAAACCTCAGAAAATTATGCTCTTAAAAATATTAATTTCGAATTAGAAGCAGGTCAAACATTAGGAATTATTGGACCTACTGGATCAGGTAAATCTACTTTAGCTAATATTTTAGTTAATAATATGAAATATACTCAAGGTAGTGTTAAAATAGCTGATAAAGAAGTAAATCAGATTAATTCAGCTGATTTACATAAACAAGTTGGAATTGTATTCCAAGAAGCTTTGCTTTATTCAGGAACTATTGAAAGTAATTTAAAATTTGCTAAAGAAGATGCTTCGGAAGATGAAATTAATAAAGCTATTGAAAGCGCTTGTGCTAAGGAATTTATCACTTCATTTCCTGATACTTATGAGCACATAATTGAACAAAGAGGAAAAAACTTATCTGGTGGACAAAAACAACGTTTATCAGTAGCTAGAACACTTTTGACTGATCCTAAAGTATTAATCTTAGATGATACCACTAGTGCTTTAGATAATTTAACTGCTAAAAAAATGGTTGAAAATATCGCAAAAAATTATAAGTGTACCACAGTTATAATTTCGCAAAAAGTAAATTCAATTAAACAAGCCGACAAAATTTTAGTTTTAAATAATGGCGAGATTTTAGATATTGGAACACACGAAGAACTAATTAATAGATGTGCATGGTATCAAGATGTTTACCAAAACCAATTAGAACAATAG
- a CDS encoding ABC transporter ATP-binding protein, translating to MKEKFSSWQAIKLLFSFAKDFKKQTMLGGIFSFINAIAYIFGSLLIGLVVSSFFDPIANGKSPFEDFDTSRFALVLVLLASCYIAYGLFRYLENRYFVKVSFGTATNIRKKLIAKMLKLDISFYDRNKAGDLISTVIGDVTNIAFSLNQVLSAIINAFINITLSLIIMFLVSAKLTLIVIPLTLLMLFCVMLLIKKSQPYFESVRHAFGKLNAFVEETLTNTKITNSFEKQKPILKQLEDLTREIRNVSFKSDLVSRSFEIIYSIMSNIIILVIAGISAFFFFRQEPIWGVPGIMGNASTIATSGLIVTYISLNWNFLGPFQNALGTIFGAQSAVASATRIGNLLAEPEPAVKDQKIKIVKVALNSETNSFQETQTNDPYGFYAWKIFNADTNIFEYKSVKGTVEFENVFFKYNHNSETYQLKEASFTAKRGQKIAIVGPTGAGKTTIVNLLSKYYEYSSGSIKIDGHELKEIDTRNLRDIMTIVLQDSFLFNESIIDNLKISNPNATKEEIIQAAKMTHSHDFILSMEKGYDTLIENNGANISQGQRQLLSLTRAILSNRNILILDEATSNIDSSTERIVQASMFKLMEYKTAFVIAHRLSTIKNSDLILVVNDGKIIERGTHDSLLGQKGFYYNLYKSQFNEV from the coding sequence ATGAAAGAAAAATTTTCATCATGACAAGCAATTAAACTTTTATTTTCTTTTGCCAAAGATTTTAAAAAACAAACTATGCTTGGTGGTATTTTTTCCTTTATTAACGCCATTGCATATATTTTTGGAAGTTTATTAATTGGTTTAGTTGTTAGCTCATTTTTTGATCCAATTGCAAATGGAAAAAGTCCTTTTGAGGATTTTGATACTAGCCGCTTCGCTTTAGTCTTAGTGCTTTTAGCAAGTTGTTATATAGCTTATGGATTATTTCGCTACTTAGAAAATAGATATTTTGTTAAAGTAAGTTTTGGAACTGCCACTAACATTCGGAAGAAATTAATTGCCAAAATGTTAAAACTTGATATTAGTTTTTATGATCGCAATAAAGCTGGTGATTTAATTTCAACAGTAATTGGCGATGTTACTAATATTGCCTTTTCATTAAATCAAGTTTTATCTGCTATTATTAACGCTTTTATTAATATTACTTTATCTTTAATAATTATGTTTTTAGTTTCAGCAAAATTAACATTAATTGTAATTCCGTTAACCTTATTAATGTTATTTTGTGTGATGCTTTTAATTAAAAAATCTCAACCATATTTTGAAAGCGTTCGCCATGCATTTGGAAAATTAAATGCCTTTGTTGAAGAAACTTTAACAAATACTAAAATTACTAATTCATTTGAAAAACAAAAACCAATTTTAAAACAACTAGAAGATTTAACAAGAGAAATTAGAAATGTAAGTTTTAAAAGCGACTTAGTTTCAAGAAGTTTTGAAATTATTTATTCAATAATGTCAAACATTATTATTTTAGTTATTGCTGGAATTTCAGCGTTCTTTTTCTTTAGACAAGAACCAATTTGAGGTGTTCCAGGTATAATGGGCAATGCTTCAACTATTGCAACTTCTGGTTTAATTGTTACTTATATTTCTTTAAACTGAAACTTCCTTGGACCATTCCAAAATGCTCTTGGAACAATTTTTGGGGCTCAAAGCGCTGTTGCTTCAGCTACAAGGATTGGTAATTTATTAGCTGAGCCAGAACCAGCAGTTAAAGATCAAAAAATTAAAATCGTTAAAGTTGCTTTAAATTCTGAAACAAATAGTTTTCAGGAAACACAAACTAATGATCCATATGGTTTTTACGCTTGAAAAATTTTTAATGCAGATACTAACATTTTTGAATATAAATCTGTTAAAGGAACTGTTGAATTTGAAAATGTATTTTTCAAATATAATCATAATTCAGAAACTTACCAATTAAAAGAAGCATCATTTACTGCTAAAAGAGGGCAAAAAATTGCCATTGTGGGGCCTACTGGTGCAGGAAAAACAACAATTGTTAATTTATTATCTAAATATTATGAATATAGCTCTGGAAGCATAAAAATTGATGGTCATGAGCTAAAAGAAATAGATACTCGAAATTTAAGAGATATTATGACTATTGTGTTGCAAGATTCGTTTTTATTTAACGAATCAATTATTGATAATTTAAAAATTTCAAATCCTAATGCTACCAAAGAAGAAATCATTCAGGCTGCAAAAATGACACATTCTCATGATTTTATTTTATCAATGGAAAAAGGTTATGATACTTTAATTGAAAATAATGGTGCTAATATTTCACAAGGTCAAAGACAATTACTATCATTAACAAGAGCAATTTTATCAAATCGTAACATTTTAATTTTAGATGAAGCTACTTCAAATATTGATTCAAGCACCGAAAGAATCGTCCAAGCTTCAATGTTTAAATTAATGGAATATAAAACTGCTTTTGTAATTGCGCACCGCCTTAGCACAATTAAAAATTCTGATTTGATTCTCGTAGTTAATGATGGAAAAATTATTGAACGAGGAACCCACGATTCGCTATTAGGACAAAAAGGATTTTATTATAATTTATATAAATCACAATTTAATGAGGTTTAA
- a CDS encoding bifunctional metallophosphatase/5'-nucleotidase: MKYKKLLLNLASITALTTGFTTVVSCTDNRRKDPVDQPSRQKSEPSAQRLRELYRQNNVRYNEKIASFAKELDKLKTEYSNEKDETKKLTVEDKIFNLFFEAKVTLTPLVHEYNYLFTRLREAESLENSKLRTIKIFHSNDEHGRIEFDDSKYNKYAGMVETSKYLADKKRDLLISAGDMVQGLPLSDSDKGKTISQIAKYMQYDSVTVGNHEFDYGLEHILKLNQSTSTEQNNVSMPFISANIYYKDYANEATKPQNYDQAKVGQRVFKPYITKNLESGIKVAVIGLTTPDTVYTSHPKNSALVEFRAPSDELKKVVNEIKQNEPEIKFIIAATHLGTGRNDATWTSDYIAAQDQGEGLDLIIDGHSHSLVPINNKDKVSDQKNIYITQTEAYTKYLGDIDITFDTETGKITEVFQVLRDISQIEIYNANLSDRLLSRLKTVFAKENSVKVFDSPGVFEHVTSVSIDGTPYWKGRLMPTSLGTYAADALAWGFVSQAPWTTRDNFESGTLDNTIGLLNGGGLRSDLKQGEITRGNALAVSPFGNRIAAVRVKGSVLVEALKHGLGAGKSGGFSQLSTNISYTVNAVKKLNTKTQLQEHVWEADTTSFKINGKAIDPNKNYYIVTNDFILAGGDGYTMLNVDTNEGVTLAYEGDKYIDTLIDYAKKVSDSGVTLDPNKFESNLASYLNADKYSKQVVNIPEEAKKVS; encoded by the coding sequence ATGAAATATAAGAAATTACTACTAAATCTTGCTTCAATTACTGCACTAACTACAGGGTTTACAACTGTGGTTTCATGTACGGATAATAGAAGAAAAGATCCAGTTGATCAACCTTCAAGACAAAAGAGCGAACCTTCTGCACAAAGACTTAGAGAATTATACAGACAAAACAATGTTCGTTATAATGAAAAAATTGCATCTTTTGCAAAAGAATTAGATAAGTTAAAAACTGAATATTCTAATGAAAAAGATGAAACTAAGAAGTTAACTGTTGAGGATAAAATCTTTAACTTATTCTTTGAAGCTAAGGTAACTCTTACCCCACTTGTACATGAATATAATTATTTATTTACAAGATTAAGAGAAGCCGAGTCTTTAGAAAATTCAAAACTGAGAACGATTAAAATTTTCCATTCTAATGATGAACATGGAAGAATTGAATTTGATGATTCTAAATACAATAAATATGCTGGAATGGTTGAAACCAGTAAATACCTAGCAGATAAAAAACGAGATTTATTAATCTCTGCTGGTGATATGGTACAAGGTTTACCTTTATCAGATTCAGATAAAGGAAAAACCATTTCACAAATTGCAAAGTATATGCAATATGACTCAGTAACAGTTGGTAACCACGAGTTTGACTATGGTTTAGAACATATTTTAAAATTAAACCAAAGTACTTCTACAGAGCAAAATAATGTTTCTATGCCATTTATTTCTGCTAATATTTATTATAAAGATTATGCAAATGAGGCTACGAAACCTCAAAACTATGACCAAGCTAAAGTTGGTCAAAGGGTTTTTAAACCATATATTACTAAAAATTTAGAAAGTGGTATTAAAGTAGCTGTTATTGGTTTAACAACACCAGACACAGTTTATACTTCTCACCCTAAAAATTCAGCTCTAGTTGAATTTAGAGCGCCAAGTGATGAGTTGAAAAAAGTTGTTAATGAAATTAAACAAAATGAGCCAGAAATTAAGTTTATTATTGCAGCTACCCACTTAGGTACTGGAAGAAATGATGCAACTTGAACATCTGATTATATTGCCGCGCAAGATCAAGGAGAGGGTTTAGACTTAATTATTGATGGTCATAGCCATTCACTTGTGCCAATCAATAATAAAGATAAAGTTAGTGATCAAAAAAATATTTATATCACCCAAACTGAAGCATATACTAAATATTTAGGTGATATTGATATTACTTTTGATACTGAAACAGGCAAAATTACTGAAGTATTCCAAGTGTTAAGAGATATTAGTCAAATTGAAATTTACAATGCTAATTTAAGTGATAGATTATTATCTAGACTTAAAACAGTTTTTGCTAAGGAAAACTCAGTAAAAGTTTTTGATTCACCTGGAGTTTTCGAACATGTGACTAGTGTAAGTATTGATGGCACTCCATATTGAAAAGGAAGATTAATGCCAACAAGTTTAGGTACTTATGCTGCTGATGCATTAGCTTGAGGCTTTGTAAGCCAAGCACCTTGAACAACTAGAGACAACTTTGAATCAGGGACTTTAGATAACACTATTGGATTATTAAATGGAGGTGGTTTACGTTCTGACTTAAAACAAGGTGAAATCACCCGCGGTAATGCTTTAGCAGTCAGCCCCTTTGGAAACAGAATTGCTGCTGTTAGAGTTAAAGGATCAGTTCTTGTTGAAGCCTTAAAACACGGTTTGGGTGCTGGTAAATCTGGAGGATTCTCGCAACTTTCAACAAACATTTCATATACAGTTAATGCTGTAAAGAAATTAAATACTAAAACACAATTACAAGAACATGTTTGGGAAGCTGATACAACTAGCTTTAAAATTAATGGTAAAGCAATTGATCCAAACAAAAATTACTACATTGTAACAAATGACTTTATTTTAGCTGGTGGAGATGGATACACCATGCTAAATGTTGATACTAATGAAGGAGTAACTTTAGCATATGAAGGTGATAAATATATTGATACTTTAATTGATTATGCTAAAAAAGTTTCTGACAGTGGTGTAACACTAGATCCAAACAAATTTGAAAGTAATTTAGCATCATATTTAAATGCTGATAAATACAGCAAACAAGTTGTTAATATTCCTGAAGAAGCTAAAAAAGTTTCATAA
- a CDS encoding BMP family ABC transporter substrate-binding protein encodes MQFKKILLSMSGIGSLLVPAIAVSCGGSQTPESGYHRRDGDYVATSERVAALTTNSTLTHDYVQSDAIKAKKLKFTLITDTGNVTDKSFNQSAWEALNAIGDQTQKSDREQSFEFVTVKPTKSTYQQSYSTAVDTGTNVLVLPGFAHGNEIKKFIEQNIAKLRQNKVVIIGIDFTVDTDYEYFYALNFDVNQASWQLGYALSKYLSTEYANAPESRKLATLGGGAFFGVTDFITGYLKGIKAWNDANPTLKTKHAESINLNAGFEANDAQNSAITNMLGTGAKIVYPVAGPATTQTVQSVTSNEAYRDKLVVGVDVDQSKAIPSSSGYFATSVLKNIAQATYDIILAKVFGIQALETKISAFKQGTKNNYYGGFAEGWVGLAPSTIADTAKRAVMQAAIEEAKTKFNALSAEEKKFVSEPKATKDAQAATDENSIKTLVDALLNLVNQ; translated from the coding sequence ATGCAATTCAAAAAAATTTTACTTTCAATGTCAGGTATTGGTTCATTACTTGTGCCTGCTATTGCAGTTTCATGTGGAGGATCACAAACTCCAGAATCAGGATATCACAGACGTGATGGTGATTATGTTGCAACTAGCGAAAGAGTTGCAGCGCTTACCACTAATTCAACATTAACTCACGATTATGTACAATCAGATGCAATTAAAGCTAAAAAATTAAAATTTACTTTAATTACTGATACAGGTAATGTAACTGATAAATCATTTAACCAATCAGCTTGAGAAGCTTTAAACGCAATTGGTGATCAAACTCAAAAATCAGATAGAGAACAATCATTTGAGTTTGTTACTGTAAAACCTACTAAATCTACTTATCAACAATCATATAGTACAGCTGTTGATACTGGTACTAATGTGCTTGTTTTACCAGGATTTGCTCATGGTAATGAAATTAAAAAATTCATAGAGCAAAACATTGCTAAATTAAGACAAAATAAAGTTGTTATTATCGGAATTGACTTTACAGTTGATACTGATTATGAATATTTCTACGCTTTAAACTTTGATGTTAACCAAGCTTCATGACAACTTGGATATGCCCTTTCAAAATACTTATCAACAGAGTATGCTAATGCACCAGAATCAAGAAAACTAGCTACATTAGGTGGTGGAGCATTCTTTGGAGTTACTGACTTTATTACTGGATATTTAAAAGGTATTAAAGCATGAAATGATGCTAACCCAACTTTAAAAACAAAACATGCAGAAAGCATTAATTTAAATGCTGGATTTGAAGCAAATGATGCTCAAAACTCAGCAATTACCAATATGTTAGGTACAGGAGCTAAAATTGTTTATCCAGTTGCTGGACCTGCAACAACTCAAACAGTACAATCAGTTACAAGTAACGAAGCTTACCGTGATAAATTAGTTGTTGGTGTTGATGTTGACCAATCTAAAGCAATTCCAAGTAGTTCAGGATACTTCGCAACTTCAGTTCTTAAAAATATTGCACAAGCAACATATGATATTATTTTAGCTAAAGTATTTGGTATTCAAGCTCTTGAAACCAAAATTTCTGCCTTTAAACAAGGAACAAAAAACAATTACTACGGTGGATTTGCAGAAGGTTGAGTAGGTCTTGCACCTTCAACAATTGCAGATACAGCTAAAAGAGCAGTAATGCAAGCTGCTATTGAAGAAGCTAAAACTAAATTTAATGCACTTTCAGCTGAAGAAAAAAAATTCGTTAGCGAGCCAAAAGCTACTAAAGATGCACAAGCAGCTACTGACGAAAACTCAATTAAAACATTAGTTGATGCACTTTTAAATTTAGTAAACCAATAA
- a CDS encoding ATP-binding cassette domain-containing protein, producing MEKINAIEFVNISKSFGTIKANQEISFEVEKGTIHALIGENGAGKSTLMSILFGLYSPDTGVIKVNNNEVLIKGPNDANALGIGMVHQHFKLVDVYTNLENIALGSKNVNKITRIIDFGPAIRKIKTIQNKFDLHFDLNKLTGTETVATQQKVEIMKMLYRDSEILIFDEPTAVLTDQEIQGLLNTFKLFKQQGKTILFISHKLGEIKEVADNATVIRHGRVTGNFAVKDVSIEEMANRMVGGEVENARNQYTDTSKNKIILDVQNVSTEGEKPLKNISLQIRSGEIVAIAGVEGNGQTDLEYVISGMKKPSNGIIRLTKTPLIKEKLKIIQKANKTKTYFSVLMFFLTFIAGTILMVLTPEAKDINVIYKIIGGFLYAMSAVFFYQSVNSEVKNRKKLENIVFCNFSSKVRRIIYLTKITYLVTTITLLILWLSAFILKESQIIPLVTLILLLINGILMAWNLVFIFKALHLSRQIFDKNNLFHHICVVVLNSILYIIAFIILVFLAFTNIRATLSVTTNNIIYALMYVSILIAAIVLLMYFYKWELFFTKVKQGDQDKDEYLDLQNLSVYEISKLGLSFIPSDRHKHGLVLDYNIKYNTVLRRLWDSSYVKFGIFNEKAIKEETKNIINKYDVRGARNGISQARQLSGGNQQKFIVGREMNSPHDFILIVQPTRGLDVGAIKNIHEQILEEKKNGKAILLISYELDEVLALADKIAVINTGEILAVKEAKDLTRTEIGIYMAHKNEEKGIN from the coding sequence ATGGAAAAAATCAATGCAATTGAATTTGTTAATATTTCTAAATCTTTTGGAACTATTAAAGCTAACCAAGAAATTAGTTTTGAAGTTGAAAAAGGAACAATTCATGCTTTAATTGGCGAAAATGGTGCTGGAAAAAGTACCTTAATGTCAATTTTGTTTGGGCTTTATTCACCTGATACTGGTGTTATTAAAGTTAATAACAACGAAGTATTAATTAAAGGCCCTAATGACGCTAATGCATTAGGGATTGGTATGGTGCACCAACACTTTAAATTAGTTGATGTTTATACTAACTTAGAAAATATTGCGCTTGGTTCGAAAAACGTTAATAAAATCACTCGGATTATTGACTTTGGACCCGCAATTAGAAAAATTAAAACAATTCAAAATAAATTTGATTTGCATTTTGACTTAAATAAACTAACTGGAACAGAAACAGTTGCTACCCAACAAAAAGTTGAGATCATGAAAATGCTCTACCGTGATTCTGAAATATTGATTTTTGATGAGCCAACAGCTGTTTTAACAGACCAAGAAATTCAAGGTCTTTTAAATACATTTAAATTATTCAAACAACAAGGTAAAACAATTTTATTTATTTCACATAAATTAGGTGAAATAAAAGAAGTTGCAGATAATGCAACTGTTATTCGTCACGGAAGAGTTACCGGTAATTTCGCTGTTAAAGATGTTTCCATTGAAGAAATGGCAAACCGTATGGTAGGTGGTGAAGTGGAAAATGCTCGTAATCAGTACACTGACACATCTAAAAATAAAATTATTTTAGATGTTCAAAATGTTTCGACTGAAGGTGAAAAACCACTCAAAAATATTTCATTACAAATTAGAAGTGGTGAAATAGTAGCTATTGCAGGGGTCGAAGGTAATGGTCAAACTGACTTAGAATATGTAATTAGTGGGATGAAAAAACCTTCTAATGGTATAATTAGGTTAACTAAAACCCCTTTAATTAAAGAAAAACTAAAAATAATTCAAAAAGCCAATAAAACTAAAACTTACTTTAGTGTCTTAATGTTCTTTTTAACATTTATTGCTGGAACTATTTTAATGGTACTAACCCCAGAAGCTAAAGATATTAATGTTATTTATAAAATAATTGGTGGCTTTTTATATGCTATGTCAGCTGTCTTTTTCTATCAATCTGTAAATAGTGAAGTAAAAAACCGTAAGAAACTTGAAAATATTGTCTTTTGCAATTTTTCAAGTAAAGTGCGCCGCATTATTTATTTAACTAAAATAACATATTTAGTGACAACAATAACTTTATTAATTTTATGACTTTCAGCCTTTATATTAAAAGAATCACAAATTATCCCATTAGTGACCTTAATTTTATTACTAATTAATGGAATTTTAATGGCTTGAAATCTAGTCTTTATTTTTAAAGCTTTACATCTTTCAAGACAAATTTTTGATAAAAATAATTTATTTCATCATATTTGTGTTGTTGTACTAAATTCAATTTTATACATCATAGCATTCATTATTTTAGTTTTCCTTGCATTTACCAACATTAGAGCTACTTTAAGCGTCACAACTAATAACATTATTTATGCCTTAATGTATGTTTCTATCTTAATTGCAGCAATTGTTTTATTAATGTATTTTTATAAATGAGAATTATTTTTTACTAAAGTTAAACAAGGTGATCAAGACAAAGATGAATATTTAGATTTACAAAATTTATCAGTTTATGAAATTTCTAAACTTGGTTTATCATTTATTCCAAGTGATAGACATAAACATGGTTTAGTACTTGATTATAACATCAAATATAATACCGTATTACGTAGATTATGAGATTCTTCTTACGTTAAATTTGGTATTTTTAACGAAAAAGCAATTAAAGAAGAAACTAAAAATATTATTAATAAATATGATGTTAGAGGGGCAAGAAATGGTATTTCTCAAGCGCGCCAACTTTCAGGTGGAAACCAACAAAAATTTATTGTTGGTCGCGAAATGAACTCTCCTCATGATTTTATCTTAATTGTTCAACCAACTCGTGGATTAGACGTTGGAGCAATTAAAAATATTCATGAACAAATTTTAGAAGAGAAAAAGAATGGTAAAGCTATCTTATTAATTTCCTATGAACTTGATGAAGTTTTAGCTTTAGCTGATAAAATTGCTGTTATCAACACTGGTGAAATTTTAGCTGTCAAAGAAGCTAAAGATTTAACAAGAACTGAAATTGGTATTTATATGGCACATAAAAACGAAGAGAAAGGAATAAACTAA